The following DNA comes from Nicotiana sylvestris chromosome 10, ASM39365v2, whole genome shotgun sequence.
TCTTAAAAATGGATTTAAGAGAGGGAATATTGACAATACTCTTTTCCTAAAGAAAtgaggaaggaacctgctcattattcaggtttatgttgatgatattatttttGGAGCAACAACTGACTCTCTGTGTGAAGAATTCGCAAAACTTatgggaagtgaatttgaaatgagcatgatgggagaaTTGAACTTCTTCCAGGTCTTCAAGTAAAATAGTCCCCAAGCATACTTCtatttgtcagcaaaaatacatcagggaactcttatagaggtttgatatggaagcatcaaaagtgatagacactcccattgcaactgccactcgactggacatggatgaaactggatctcctgtgaatcaaacaATGTATAGAGGCATCATTGGGTCTCTCCTCTATCTCACTACTAGTCGACCTGATATAGTCTTCAACGTGGGATTGTGTgcgaggtttcaatcaaatcccaaggaatctctcttgaaggctgccaaaagaatattgagatatctcaaaggcacGCAGGACCTGGTGCTATATTATCCatcaggtgacagttttaatctgATTGGGTCTACTGATGCAGaatatgcaggttatcttgtggatagAAAAAACACTTCTGGGATGGCTCACTTCTTAGGatcatgtcttatctcttggggGACAAGGAAACAAAATTCAATGgctctttcaacaactgaagctgaatatgtagcTGCAGCATCCTGTTGTGCTCAGATTCTGTGTATCAAGTAGAAGCTAGAGGATTTTGGAGTTCTCATGAGAGCGTGCCTCTCCTATGTGAAAACACTAGTGCACTCAATATGGcaaagaatccagttcaacataaaaggaccaaacatattgatgtgaggcatcattttTTGAGAGATAATATGGAGAAAGTGTTGATATGCATGAAGTTCTGCAGCAGAAAAAatcaaattgcagacattttCACAAAGGCATTGAGTAGGGAACagtttgaaagaaacagagtaaagctGGGACTGTTGAAGCCAAATTAAGAACCTGATTCCTCTTTAGCTGGCTCGTATTCTTAAGAAATAATTAGCTCAAAGTGTTTTTTGGCcctgtctaactcacttcaataccgttgtAGGTAGAGACACATGATAAGCATAGAAGCAGTAGATGCAGTACATGACTGATAAAAGAGGatcaattcttttaaaaaaagggCTTGAAAAAAATGTTTTCTCAGGAACCAGGTTCTTGTactaaaggttagtagttctATGCACcctttaatacacatcttaaaagGTACAAGATACAACTGCCATGTCATCAACTTTTCAGATCCGGCTTCCACGTCCCGTCAATTCAAAacgttccatctccctctgaaacattACAATTCTCCACGCCCAACCGTCGTTTCAGAACCAGTGCTTATTATTCTCCCTTCATAATTATCCTCTTTGTTAAAAACCCATCTCTTCTATCTTTCTTAACCATAGGACCTATTATATATTCACCCAAAAGGAAAGGATCATCACACCACCTCTTTCAATGGCTGAGAAAACTTCCGATCTCTTTGCCTCAACTGTAATCACCTCTGACCCATCTATGGAACCTCTCGCCTTTACTGAGCCTTTGTCACCCTCTATCACTCCTACTGCTACAGTCACACCTTCCTTAGTTTCCCAACCTTTTCCCAACTCAGAAACCTTTGAAATTATTGTTTCGTTCTCTCCAACGTCTGTTGCCCACACCAGTCAAACCctaagtggagaacaaggtcaaaataCTGAGTTTACAAAAGGCTTGTCGTCGACTCCATGGTTATGGAAGCACTGGTTGAAGAAGAAAAGACTGTGTTTGTGGTATCCACTGATGGGGTATTGCATGAAGTTATTTCCTAGAAACATGAGTCACAAAGCGTATAGATAGAAGGGGCCATTAGGGCTATTGAAGGGGATGCAGTAGTATACACTACTGGGGCatcacatgaggaacctgatcccACTCCGGAGGACCTAGGTCAGGACTCTCATCCCTAGGATAGTGCTGTTCCTGCATTAGATGTTGTGCCCCTGGGAATTCAAGCACCAAAAATGTGATCTAGTGATGAAGAAGACCTGGACAACGTGGACCTTGATGCATTCATAAGTAAGCGAAGGGTTGTCTCCACCCCTGAGTCTAAAATTAAGCGGCCTACTACCAGACTTCAAGTCAAAGTGGCCTACGACTCTACACTCCAAAAGATCAAGAAAagtagtaagaagaaaagaagaaagttggTGAAGGATGGTGTACCTGTAAGTGATGAAGCTATTCCTGTAGTGGAGGTGGAAGAAAGAATtcctgaggaaccaggttccctTGTAAGGCGGTCCTCGAAAAAGGTTGAGTCTGTTTCTATGGAGAAAGGGTCTACTTCTAAGTCCAAGTTGAAGGAGGCAGTGAGTGATGAGGATATTCTTTTCAAGTCCAAGCGGAAAGGCAAAGTTAGTGGAGAAAAGCATAGGAAATGCAAATCTGAAACAATTGAAGAACCTAGTTCTGGAAAGAAAGCAAGAAGTGAGGTCTGCCTTGGCTCTGAGCGCCTAAGACATCAAAAGTTCTGCTAGGTCATATGTTTGACCCAACAATCTCGGAGATGGACGGAATGCGCCAAATTCTGGAAATGGTGGAGTTTCAACAATGGATGCATCTATTCTACATTGATGCCCCTAAAATGTATGAGGAGCAGGTACAGAGTTTCTTCGCCAGTTTTTTTCCAGTTGATACTGATCATGTTTGTGCGTTGGTCAATGGGGTGGACATTGTCTTTGACGTGAAATTGCTTGGAGAAATTTTGCAAGTTCCTATAGTTGGGGTGTCGAGTGTACGAGATGTCTATCAGTACAACTTTAGAAATACAGTGGTGAAAGATAATTATAATCAGAAaggggaccagatccataagaaagcACTACTTCCTGTCTATCAGCTGCTGTTTGAGCTGGTTAACAAAGTCCTGTTGCCTCGAGCAGAAAGGAGGTCTATAAATTCAAAATCTGATCTATACCTAATGTAGCAACTGGACGGTTTCAACCCTGTGAGTCTGTCTGCCATAATGATTGAACACATGCAGAAGGTAGCCAATTTCAAGGATGGTAATCACACTTCCCTATGGATTCTTGCTCACTCAGGTGTTCAAATTCTTTGAGGTTCCACTGGGAACAGGTAAAGTGGGGACCCGTAAGCAAACATCCTCTCAAACAACCTTGGATGAGTGCGAGTGTATTGGGAAGTATGGGAGTTTAGGAAGTACTTCAACTGTGTCTCAGCTCATCGATGCCCAGAACAGTGCAGCTGAGGAAATACATCGATTGAAGGCCAGtaatgctatcctggaaggtcagcaagcccgAGTGGTTCCCATGTCAAATGATGAGGTGATCCGTTTGACCTAAGAAAATGCTGATCTTAGGGAGCAAGTCGAGAACCTGTAGGCTGAACTGCTCAATGGGCAAAAGTTAGAAAACGCCTGAATAGACCTTGTTCTCCTGACACTTGCTACAGCTTCCAAGCCTTTtcctcctagtgccccctaagaaccccttcagtgaccagttttctagatatgtttcttcttctttgtctcCTTGTTAATGATTGGTAGATGTTTTTTTGCCTTTTTTATGGTTGGGATGTACTACTACTATTGCTCCTGTGAACAAGTCCAACGTAGCCTCTTCCGTTTTTCAAAGGACGAGGCAccatattaaaaataattaatatgaATCCTTTTTCTTATGTCTCATACTATCTCTCTTTGTTCTATTCTTTCTTATGAtcgtgtgcacatatgtggcatgagttagcttagcTGGACTTCTTTGTGCTGTGTTCTTTTTAATGAAGCCAAAAGGGGGAAATTACACATTGGGGAACTGGTTTTTATGCTCTATTATTCTTTAAGACAAGGCATATTCTCAGGGGGAACTCTTTGAAACTGAGAACTGGTTCTTATGCTCTATTATTCTTTAAGACAAGGCATAGTCTCAGGGGGAACTCTTTGAAACTAGTTGTTTGGTTTCTACTGCCCCAATTCCAATTTATAATTGTagaagtttgtcatcatcaaaaagggggaaattgatagatcTTAAATCCTCTTACCtgatattttgatgatctaacaaacttatgactaagaaccagatagggaacctgccCTACTTGGATTACTGCAAGCGTTAACAAATTTCAGTTAAAGATGAATtgctacagcttcaggaactaggaaccaaacaaggacctgatgctTTTGTGGTCTCCTCGTAGTAGTACAAAGTcatttggacacagctggaaattAATTGACCGGCGACATTATTTCTGCCGCACTGCACCACACTGTCATCCCACtcactctctaaccaaacaaagtactcacatcatttcaagtcatGTGATCAAGATGTATAAAATGTGCTTTTATACAAAACATCACTGGAAggtttctgtttctcattcaagcctctTGAAAAAACCAGAAAAATCATCCtttcaagcttgaagaacaaggttgaacgccactacggaccagttcctaaaagattgaTGATTgatgtcctagttgagttgtaaccttgttattgtacttaccTTATCTCCTAAATTGCTTATCTAGAAGCATACTGATTAGGAATCCTTTTGTAAatcgagtttatgttgtgactagatttagtcataaggaaaagtctttgtaatcgtagaattacaaagtgacttgtggtgatagcatcacaagttaaaaaaagcctttgtaactaggatagtcacaaagtggcttgtggtaaaggtaccacaatttagttgagtaaattctttgcaataggaagtattgtaaagtggcttgtaataggtaagattacaagttagtgaagttaaaagcctacaaggtaggtcgtgattttttgatccccttgtgtgggatttttccatttaaaaaatcctctgcctcatttacttactgctttactaagtgctctcagcagaatcttgtagaggaccaggtactctacgatTTGGTGGATCCATACAATCTAACAAGGTTTATGAATAATTTTCCATAGGGGAAAAGTGGTCACTACAGCTCTCGGGTGACACTGGAAATAAGGCCTTAACTTTTGAGTGGCGACTACGAGGTCTAAGGACAATTTTTCCAGATGTGGGTAGCGAGTTTCTGCTCCCATCAAAattttacttacataataaataggagattgcgtacctttgtactcacggactaaaacaacacttactGCTACCTCTGAGACCGCTAGGTAGACCAGTAGTAGTTCACTTCCTCTAGTTTTGATAATAACGGAGGACTTGACAAATACCTTTTTAGATCCTTCAAAGCTTGCTGGCATTCCAGTGTCTATTCAAAGCtattcttctttttgagaagTGCGAAAAAATGATGGCATTTTTCCAAAGATAGGGAAATGAATCTACTCAAAGCTGTCGGTCTCCCTGTTAGCCTTTGAGCCTCTTTTACGCTTGATAGCTAGTTAGGGatgtcttttattttgattttatcggggttaacCTCGATCCTCCTTTGCGTCACGGGTAATCCCAAGAAATTACTGTAGttgaccccgaatgcacatttctcgaggttaagcttcatgttatgtTTCCTCAAGATGTCAAAGGTTTTTTGTAGGTGTTTCAGATGGTCACTTACGTTCAAAGACTTAACCAGtatatcatctatgtaaacttCCATAGTTTTCACTATTTTCTTCTCAAGCATTTTGTTTACGAGCTGTTGATAAGTGGATATAGCCTTCTTTAGCCTAAAAGGTATCATATTATAATAATATGTGCCAAAGTTCGTTatgaactgtcacacctcctttttgcgcgcccgccccgaagggttaaatgcgcgagggagtttttccaatttaagtgacaatattcgaaatgggattatttatttaattcagagtcgccacttgggaaaggtttagcttttggtgtcccaagtcaccggtttatcttgaatcccaaatcgaggaaattttcgacttttccaaatgaagtctgcgaaccagaaattctaagtaaggaattctgttgactcgagggaaggtgttaggcaccctcgaatcccgtggttctagcacggtcgcttaaattgttataatggctaaatatcttatttaaatacatgttatgacttacgtgcttttattaagtttaaaccgcttttattattatcatttatttttatagaattgcaacgtcgtgaaaatgcatctcgaaccacgtcacaatcaatgcactcgtagttgttaacacatttcgactccgttgagatttgaatttgggtcacataaatgcgcacccgaatttaagaatgtaatttaattaagtcgcgcctaaaaagtctaacgcattattatctttggggaaggcagtggaattcactaaacagtccatcccaaattctaagtatttattatgaccaattattgagggccccgcaatttgcctttttattcggcgaggctcgtctcattattttagaagggtaccctacaatgactacgtctttactacatttatctttaaagaaaaggatgatgccgaattttgctggtttggacaaatacggactgaatccttattatgtttgccgaacctaaacttgtttgattacctgattgattgttcatgaggtgagggttaccgcatgctttgtcttcaacaagtgaatatgcttattaattcgctaagtgagattgcaaacaaactaacaacatatattgagttatgtttaacgacctccaagttctattcttaacactctaaactatttgaaattgataaaagaaatcggctgttttattatgaaaattactactaattgaactcaaaaaggattattagtttttctcaacaatcatcaaaagaatctataccgaaacccagtatcgaacctgcattggaacgaataaactgacaggagaactggcattcatagccagactcttaatgtgactgtatgggagtttgtttgggatacatttattccggacccagtaccacagttttgtcaattcagtggtctaggcaaaatgcatacaagtgctaccatgactctatgctatacagtcatactaaatcaaacaagtgttatactgaactgaatgtatactaaatcaaaacatgctgtctatgtcatactatcattactgttgagccatgctatctaacagttcatcttaaacagaatgtatgctagtttatacagaatatttgcagttcgcagtaaaaatacaggcccaactaacattcgaactatctttttacaccaatgctataacataaactggtattcatttctttatttctgcttcaacttcaaactttcaacaatacaaggttcaaagattgtgtacctgggaatatttgcaattgaagaaaggGGCAattagtagagtaacaatgaacaaatgcagcagcagtaacagcaccaacagtagcagcagggcagtataGCAACAGCAACAAGAAACAGTAGAGTAGCAACTACAACTCTCaaacaattggagtgagatcaacctcaactaaactaaactttcgagtagaacaaacaataaacaagCAGACTCAGTTTTTGTGAGAACTCAGTATTGCACAGAATAGGTCCGGATTTAGTTGAAgtcagaaacaaaaggaaaggaagcaatttttggttttgtttgtctgagttatcagacagattcttttccagttttctggaTTCAAAAATTTGAACTTCAAGATATTCCCTCTTAGTATCTCTCCCTATCTCTGTGTGCTCTATCTGTGTGTCTCTAATTAGTGTGTATTCCAACTCTCTTTTTCAAAGAATTCCTCACAGTCTATCTGTTTTTCTCTTCCCTTCCTCTAATTCTCTGGGTCTTCTatccctttttccttttatagCCTCAACACCATCTCTTTTAACAACCTGTTTTTCAAAATGTCAccgtacccctcccatgtgtctttttccttttcagatcccaattagttatttaagtatataactcccatcaacattccctggcagacttacttttaaagggtttaatactttttaaacttaaagcagggtatgggcagtagaatatgttgacagcatatgctgtcaaaccatttttaaaattaaacaaaggacctttatgcaggccacaggctgtgcacaaagcacatgagatgcaccaatgcacatgctgtgcacgagtgcacatgccttccaattcagaatctaagcacaaacaatccaacagctataagtgaactaaactggctcttaattgattcaggcaaatgttcaatagaagcaaatcgatttaactttgttcagacagttgaaactaattgacgacacatgtcgactcgactatattagcattaacatacacaaacgtagccaaatcagacattcaaaagcatgggacacatgactcgacttatactgattaagcaggattatactttgaggaatcagtaagtcagtacaaatttgggatacaaccaatacacatgtcttatcagaataggaggggttcaaacaaaacacagtggttcaggcaaagtggtcaatcagaagttgataaaattaaaacaaatatgaacagtcttttaaaacaaatcacacgggctaaaaacaaataaaggaaaagaaagcagattcaccttaaacttgaaaagttaaaagtttgaa
Coding sequences within:
- the LOC138879795 gene encoding secreted RxLR effector protein 161-like; translation: MEASKVIDTPIATATRLDMDETGSPVNQTMYRGIIGSLLYLTTSRPDIVFNVGLCARFQSNPKESLLKAAKRILRYLKGTQDLVLYYPSGDSFNLIGSTDAEYAGYLVDRKNTSGMAHFLGSCLISWGTRKQNSMALSTTEAEYVAAASCCAQILCIK